Proteins encoded together in one Neobacillus sp. FSL H8-0543 window:
- a CDS encoding BMC domain-containing protein, protein MMEKKQRVIQEYVPGKQLTLAHIIANPDEVLYSKLGLSQAGAIGILTLTPTETSIIAADIASKAADVDIGYLDRFTGSLVICGTVSNVDMAIQAINQFLSKNLKFELAEITRS, encoded by the coding sequence TTGATGGAGAAAAAACAGCGGGTTATTCAAGAATATGTACCAGGGAAACAGCTGACATTGGCTCATATTATTGCTAATCCTGATGAAGTATTGTATTCAAAGCTTGGACTCAGTCAGGCAGGGGCGATTGGAATCTTAACATTAACACCAACAGAAACTTCGATTATTGCGGCTGACATTGCTTCGAAAGCAGCTGATGTGGATATCGGTTACTTGGATCGTTTTACGGGATCATTGGTCATTTGCGGGACGGTTTCTAATGTAGATATGGCGATTCAAGCGATCAACCAATTTTTAAGTAAAAATCTGAAATTTGAACTGGCAGAGATTACGCGCTCATGA
- a CDS encoding EutN/CcmL family microcompartment protein, with the protein MILGKVIGSIWCTQKEDGMKQLKLLIIEPITWEGGSIGQPIIAADRIGAGQGERVIISRGSPARTMFNKDAPIDAVVVGIVDSLEVGEEH; encoded by the coding sequence ATGATTCTTGGCAAAGTAATCGGGAGTATCTGGTGCACACAAAAAGAGGATGGAATGAAACAGTTGAAACTATTAATCATTGAACCAATTACTTGGGAGGGCGGGTCTATCGGGCAACCAATTATCGCCGCAGACCGGATTGGGGCTGGCCAGGGTGAACGGGTAATTATCTCACGAGGAAGTCCTGCTCGAACGATGTTTAACAAAGATGCTCCGATTGATGCAGTGGTCGTTGGAATTGTTGATTCTTTGGAAGTCGGCGAGGAACATTAA
- the pduL gene encoding phosphate propanoyltransferase translates to MSKQKLPKEFPLQEGDKLTPSAKDFLLDRKIPIVADKAVVSNSVQLTIPVGVSNRHAHLSEYHFHLLFGDRASLTVLRSLSQPGQFAAYETVTIVGQKGVLQNVRILGPLRNHTQIEISKTDGFTLGVHPPIRPSGLIEGTPGITIVGPVGSVTIDTGLIIAKNHVHLSKADAKIFDVINGDSLIVKSNKRPVIFHDVTVRVQEEYQLEFHIDMDEANASGVNTGDTVRVIGKNRSLFSTILGDEQDG, encoded by the coding sequence TTGTCCAAACAAAAACTGCCGAAAGAGTTCCCGTTACAGGAAGGCGATAAGCTAACACCTTCGGCAAAAGATTTTTTATTAGATAGAAAAATTCCTATCGTAGCAGATAAGGCTGTAGTGAGTAATTCCGTTCAGTTAACCATTCCAGTAGGGGTATCCAATCGCCATGCTCATTTAAGTGAATACCATTTTCATCTATTGTTTGGTGATCGAGCATCGTTAACAGTACTACGGTCGCTATCACAGCCTGGGCAATTTGCGGCATACGAGACGGTAACGATCGTTGGTCAAAAAGGAGTGCTTCAGAACGTTAGAATTTTAGGGCCGTTGCGAAATCATACACAAATCGAGATATCAAAAACAGATGGTTTTACTTTGGGCGTTCATCCGCCAATAAGACCCTCTGGATTGATTGAGGGAACACCTGGAATAACAATTGTTGGTCCAGTTGGATCGGTCACGATTGATACCGGATTGATTATTGCTAAAAACCATGTTCATCTATCGAAGGCGGATGCAAAGATTTTTGATGTTATAAATGGTGACTCTTTAATTGTCAAATCAAACAAACGGCCGGTTATTTTTCATGATGTGACTGTTAGAGTACAGGAAGAGTATCAACTTGAATTTCATATTGACATGGATGAGGCTAATGCATCAGGGGTAAATACTGGTGACACAGTGCGGGTGATTGGGAAGAATCGCAGTTTATTTTCGACCATTCTAGGGGATGAGCAAGATGGATAA
- a CDS encoding BMC domain-containing protein, with product MARETSALGMIETKGLVGAVEAADAMVKAADVRLVGKVQVGGGLVTVMVRGDVGAVKAATDAGAAAASNVGELISVHVIPRPHSDIELMLPKLEG from the coding sequence ATGGCGAGAGAAACGTCGGCATTAGGAATGATTGAAACGAAAGGGTTGGTAGGTGCGGTTGAGGCTGCGGACGCAATGGTTAAAGCGGCAGATGTTCGATTAGTCGGAAAAGTTCAAGTAGGCGGCGGGCTCGTTACGGTTATGGTACGCGGTGATGTTGGAGCGGTAAAGGCAGCAACGGACGCAGGAGCGGCAGCGGCATCGAATGTTGGTGAACTTATTTCCGTGCATGTCATTCCACGGCCACATTCAGATATTGAGTTAATGCTGCCGAAATTGGAAGGGTAA
- a CDS encoding acetaldehyde dehydrogenase (acetylating) encodes MNLDNDLISIQEVRDKVHLAAVAQKSLEQLSQAEIDSIVRNMSEEAAKAAEMLARLAVEETGFGNVQDKVTKNLFAAQRVHDAIKDMKTVGIIQVDEGKKVWEIAEPVGVIAGIIPSTNPTSTIIFKALIAIKARNAIVFSPHPAALNCSLQAVKIMNDAAIAAGAPEGAVQGIEHSSLDASRELMSHIKTNLILATGGPGMVKAAYSSGKPAYGVGPGNVPVYVHKSANITRSARQIIESKAFDYGTICASEQAVVVDEEIKDRFLTELQKKGAYFLNPAEKEKVAGILLKNNSLNTQIVGRSPLEIAELAGIGIPEGTKILVGEEEDIGKNAPFSLEKLSTVLAFYTVKDWQEGCEISMKLLEVGGLGHTIGIHANEDEVILAFALKKPASRVIVNSGTTFGGIGATTGIFPSMTLGCGTYGNNITTDNIGPQHLLNIKRVAFGIREMDNNSQQIELESSEGEISVEEITKIVMQVISQLT; translated from the coding sequence ATGAACCTAGACAATGACTTAATATCGATTCAAGAAGTTCGTGATAAAGTGCATCTTGCTGCAGTTGCACAAAAAAGTTTAGAACAACTTTCCCAGGCTGAAATTGATTCTATCGTAAGGAATATGAGTGAAGAAGCGGCAAAAGCAGCCGAAATGTTAGCTAGACTAGCAGTGGAGGAAACGGGATTTGGTAATGTACAGGATAAGGTAACGAAAAACTTATTTGCTGCCCAACGAGTACATGATGCGATAAAGGATATGAAAACTGTTGGAATCATTCAGGTAGACGAGGGAAAGAAGGTTTGGGAAATTGCTGAGCCAGTGGGTGTGATAGCTGGTATTATCCCTTCTACCAATCCAACCTCGACAATTATTTTTAAAGCTTTAATTGCAATCAAAGCTAGAAATGCCATTGTTTTTAGCCCACATCCTGCCGCACTTAATTGCTCCCTTCAGGCAGTAAAAATCATGAATGACGCTGCTATTGCAGCCGGGGCTCCTGAAGGGGCAGTACAGGGCATAGAACATTCTTCCTTGGATGCATCAAGAGAGTTAATGTCACATATAAAAACAAATTTAATCTTAGCAACGGGTGGGCCGGGGATGGTCAAGGCTGCATACAGCTCTGGCAAGCCAGCCTACGGTGTAGGGCCAGGAAATGTGCCTGTTTATGTTCACAAAAGTGCTAATATCACCAGATCAGCCCGGCAAATAATTGAAAGTAAAGCATTTGATTATGGAACAATCTGTGCTTCGGAACAAGCCGTTGTTGTTGATGAAGAAATCAAAGATAGATTTTTAACAGAGTTGCAGAAAAAAGGAGCTTATTTTCTAAATCCCGCTGAAAAAGAAAAGGTTGCTGGGATTCTATTAAAAAATAATAGCTTGAACACTCAAATTGTCGGAAGGTCTCCACTAGAGATTGCAGAGTTGGCAGGGATTGGTATACCTGAAGGTACTAAAATTCTTGTTGGAGAAGAAGAGGATATTGGAAAAAATGCACCTTTTTCACTGGAAAAACTATCAACCGTTTTAGCCTTTTACACAGTGAAGGATTGGCAAGAAGGCTGTGAAATATCTATGAAACTGTTAGAGGTTGGCGGCCTTGGCCATACCATTGGTATCCATGCAAATGAAGACGAGGTCATTCTTGCCTTCGCATTAAAGAAACCAGCATCTCGAGTTATCGTCAATTCTGGTACGACCTTTGGTGGAATTGGCGCGACAACTGGCATCTTTCCTTCGATGACATTAGGCTGTGGCACTTATGGCAACAACATTACCACAGACAACATTGGACCACAGCATTTATTGAATATCAAACGAGTAGCATTTGGAATTCGTGAAATGGATAACAATTCACAACAGATAGAATTAGAGAGTTCCGAGGGAGAAATAAGTGTAGAAGAAATCACAAAAATCGTGATGCAAGTTATTAGTCAATTAACTTAG
- the eutL gene encoding ethanolamine utilization microcompartment protein EutL, producing the protein MEIKRIPAFALSSRIIPNVDDGLREQLQVPPFIKSLALITSTSDDVGYTALDEATKMAAVEVIYAKSFYAGAAHSSGPLSGEFLGILGGATPSEVKSGLEVAVQMINEGPTFYAVDEEAHHAYYAHTISRTGTYLSKVAGIKPGEPLAYLIAPPLEAILGLDAALKAADVRLCVFYGPPTETNFGGGLLTGSQSSCAAAAEAFANMVKKIALSPHSSF; encoded by the coding sequence GTGGAGATAAAACGAATTCCTGCCTTTGCACTGTCGAGTAGAATCATACCTAATGTTGATGATGGCTTAAGAGAGCAGCTACAAGTACCGCCATTTATTAAAAGCTTAGCCCTTATCACAAGTACAAGTGATGATGTCGGATATACAGCATTAGATGAAGCTACAAAGATGGCAGCAGTAGAGGTGATCTATGCGAAATCCTTTTATGCGGGGGCTGCACATTCTTCTGGTCCATTATCGGGTGAATTTTTAGGAATATTAGGCGGGGCAACTCCGTCAGAGGTAAAGAGCGGATTAGAAGTTGCGGTTCAGATGATCAATGAGGGACCGACGTTTTATGCGGTGGATGAGGAAGCGCATCATGCCTATTATGCCCACACTATTTCAAGGACTGGGACATATTTATCAAAGGTAGCCGGAATCAAACCCGGTGAGCCGTTAGCTTATTTGATTGCTCCCCCGTTAGAAGCAATCCTCGGTTTAGATGCTGCCCTGAAAGCGGCGGATGTTCGTCTTTGTGTATTTTATGGTCCGCCAACAGAAACAAACTTTGGAGGTGGACTTCTAACTGGCAGTCAATCCTCTTGTGCTGCAGCAGCCGAAGCATTTGCCAATATGGTAAAGAAAATTGCCCTTTCTCCCCATAGTTCATTTTAG
- a CDS encoding SRPBCC family protein, which translates to MKQWSKEIEIDSPIENVWELFDGSLEKMQKIMPQVVSNTPVKVTEEGVGTIYRQQYKEGKRIEEYDVKTLEYVDTPDYKKMKVGFTLANMFEITAFYEVKKINEQKTLFSYTTTNRPLKAFLKLFLLFGSDKVVVKFVNRVKEIAESENALV; encoded by the coding sequence ATGAAACAATGGTCGAAAGAAATTGAAATAGATTCACCTATCGAAAACGTTTGGGAGCTGTTTGACGGCAGTTTGGAAAAAATGCAAAAGATTATGCCTCAAGTCGTTAGTAACACACCCGTTAAAGTAACGGAAGAAGGCGTTGGCACTATCTATCGTCAGCAATATAAAGAAGGCAAGCGAATTGAGGAGTATGATGTAAAAACACTAGAGTATGTGGATACTCCCGATTATAAGAAAATGAAAGTAGGTTTTACCCTTGCCAACATGTTTGAAATCACGGCATTCTATGAAGTCAAGAAAATAAACGAGCAGAAAACTCTATTTAGTTACACAACAACCAATCGTCCCTTAAAAGCGTTCCTCAAGCTATTTCTTCTATTTGGAAGTGACAAGGTAGTAGTTAAGTTTGTTAACCGTGTGAAAGAGATTGCAGAATCTGAAAATGCGTTAGTTTGA
- a CDS encoding thioesterase family protein, translating to MVDYRFSHRLKVRYSEIDGQKIVFNAHYLTYIDVAVSEYFQSLLEHDFGTTFDFVLAKSTLEYKRSAYLNDWLTIWCRMDKVGNKSMTMNFMITREDDAEPILLAEIIYVSVDPETMLTSPVPDFVRERIEQFELEPR from the coding sequence ATGGTAGATTATCGTTTTTCACATCGGCTAAAGGTTAGGTATTCGGAGATTGATGGACAAAAGATTGTTTTTAATGCCCACTACTTAACATATATCGATGTTGCTGTAAGTGAATATTTCCAATCGCTTTTGGAGCATGACTTCGGCACTACCTTTGATTTTGTCCTGGCAAAATCAACGTTAGAGTATAAGAGATCCGCCTATCTAAATGATTGGTTAACCATTTGGTGCAGAATGGATAAGGTGGGCAATAAGAGTATGACGATGAATTTCATGATCACTAGAGAAGATGATGCTGAACCAATTTTGTTAGCCGAGATTATTTACGTGAGTGTTGATCCTGAAACCATGTTAACATCGCCAGTTCCAGACTTTGTACGTGAACGTATTGAACAATTCGAATTAGAGCCCAGGTAA
- a CDS encoding CBS domain-containing protein — MKPVKKNGQILSERFEVAFNQVHDAMKDIVQINDERFVVLVKVGAKKYQIIETFKKDLEQYAKLRNAIVHEKMEIGYYIAEPNAKVVEHIEKIAHVFNRPNYALTIATKNVKFFDYHDNILKVIKAIREYGYSKFPIYKNKECIGLLTAGTIVKWLAKNIESSTVNLADVHVSDILIYEKEQPVHIVPKSVNIFEVENIFGKSHKEKQKLEGVIITENGNNNEAPLGIITAWDLIEIDYTVD; from the coding sequence ATGAAACCGGTCAAAAAGAATGGACAGATATTATCTGAACGATTTGAAGTAGCCTTTAATCAAGTTCATGATGCCATGAAGGATATTGTTCAAATAAATGATGAGAGATTCGTAGTGTTAGTGAAGGTAGGAGCAAAAAAATATCAGATTATTGAAACCTTTAAAAAGGACCTTGAACAATACGCAAAGCTTCGAAATGCGATTGTCCATGAAAAGATGGAAATTGGTTATTATATTGCTGAACCGAATGCCAAAGTGGTCGAGCATATTGAGAAAATTGCCCATGTATTTAATCGTCCCAATTACGCGCTGACTATTGCTACGAAAAATGTAAAATTCTTCGATTATCATGACAATATCTTAAAGGTAATTAAAGCGATAAGAGAGTACGGTTATTCTAAATTTCCGATTTATAAAAACAAAGAATGCATTGGACTTTTGACGGCAGGAACGATTGTAAAATGGCTGGCCAAGAATATTGAAAGCAGTACCGTGAACTTAGCTGATGTACATGTCAGCGATATTTTAATATATGAGAAAGAACAACCCGTCCACATTGTGCCAAAAAGCGTTAACATTTTTGAAGTAGAAAATATCTTTGGAAAATCACATAAAGAAAAACAGAAGTTAGAGGGAGTCATCATTACTGAAAATGGTAACAATAATGAAGCGCCTTTAGGAATTATTACAGCATGGGATCTTATTGAAATTGACTATACGGTTGATTAA